The Blautia obeum ATCC 29174 region ATCCCGATGGTAGAAGCTCAGGTTGCTATGGTTCCGCAGACATATGTGGATTTGACAGATGAAAAGGATGTCAAGAACCTGCAGAGAACACTGGATCTTCTCGATGAGGATGATGATGTTACAGATGTTTGGACAAACTGGAACGAATGATTTTCAAATATATGATCTGATGTATAACAGAGCGTAGTTTGACGCAAAATACCTTCATGAATCTTCATGGAGGTATTTTTTATGTCTGAAAAAGAAATCGAGAATGACAAACAGCAGGCTTTGGATAAAGAAGAAAAAGAAAATGAGCAGATCAGGGAAATGGGTGAGTTGACACTTGACCAGAATGTGAAGAGACACCGGATCGAACTTCTGACGATCATTGGTGAAGTAGAAGGCCATGATGCTGCACCGTCGCAGAGTAAAACAACAAAATATGAACATGTTCTGCCAAAACTTGCAATGATCGAAGACGATGAAAACGTGGAAGGACTTCTGATTCTTTTGAATACGGTTGGCGGTGATGTGGAGGCAGGACTTGCTATTGCAGAGATGATTGCTTCTTTGAGTATTCCAACGGTATCTCTGGTTCTTGGCGGCGGTCATTCAATCGGTGTGCCGATGGCTGTGTCAGCAGATTATTCTTTTGCTGTGCCAAGTGCCACGATGGTAATTCATCCGGTGCGTTCGAGTGGGATGTTTATAGGTGTTGCTCAGACTTATCGGAATATGGAAAAAATTCAGGATCGTATCACAGGCTTTATTGCGGCACATTCCAGAGCTTCGCAGGAACGACTGGAAGAACTGATGCTGGATACCAGTCAGCTGGTCAAAGATGTCGGAACGCTTCTGGAAGGTGAGGAGGCAGTAAAAGAAGGGCTGATTGATGAGATTGGAGGAATTCGTGAGGCACTTGCAAAACTGCATGAGATGATTGACGCGAAAAATAATAAAATATAAAAAATTGTGAAAAAAAAGACATTTTTATGCATCTTTATAAATGTTTTCCTTGTCATATAGCAGATTTTAGCGTATTATTATTAGAGGATTGAGTGAAAATATGCTAGGAGGGAAACAATGTATAAGATTTTAAAAGCTGAGACACTGGCAGCTAAGATCCATCTTATGGTTGTACATGCACCGCGTGTTGCAAGCCACTGTCAGCCAGGACAATTTATCATCGTAAAAATGGATGAAAAGGGCGAGAGAATCCCGCTTACAATTTGCGACTATGACCGCAAAGAAGGAACTATTACAATCGTGTTCCAGGAAGTTGGAGCATCTACAATTAAGATGTCCGAATTAAAGGCTGGAGATTCTTTCCGTGATTTCGTAGGACCTCTGGGATGTCCTTCTGAATTTGTTCATGAAGACATCGAAGAACTTAAGAAAAAGAAAATGGTATTCGTAGCCGGAGGTGTTGGTACAGCACCTGTTTATCCGCAGGTAAAATGGCTTCACGAGCATGGTATTACTGCAGACGTAATCCTTGGTTCCAAAACAAAGGATATGGTTATTCTTGAAAAAGAACTTGCAGCTGTTTCCAACCTTTATGTTACAACAGATGACGGATCTTATGGACGTTCCGGTATGGTAACAAAGACTCTGGAAGATCTCGTTACTAACGAAGGAAAGAGCTATGATGTCTGTGTTGCAATCGGACCGATGATCATGATGAAATTTGTCTGTCTTCTTACTAAGAAGCTTGGTATCCACACAATCGTCAGCATGAACCCGATCATGGTTGACGGAACTGGTATGTGTGGAGCATGTCGTCTCCAGGTTGGCGATGAAATTAAATTTGCCTGCGTAGACGGACCGGAATTCGACGGACATCTCGTTGATTTTGATCAGGCTATGAAGAGAAGCCAGATGTACAAGACTGAAGAAGGACGTGCATTACTGAAGCTTCAGGAAGGCGATACCCACCACGGTGGATGCGGACAGTGCGGAGGTGACAAGTAATGGCAGATGCAAAAATGTTAAATAAAGTACCGGTAAGAGAACAGGATCCGAAGGTACGTGCTACAAACTTTGAAGAAGTTTGTCTTGGATATAATCAGGAAGAAGCAATGGAAGAGGCACAGAGATGTCTGGGCTGTAAAAAACCGAAATGCGTAGAAGGATGTCCGGTGTCCATCAATATTCCTGGATTTATCGAGCAGATCAAAGAAGGAAACATTGAAGAAGCATATAAAGTGATCGGATTATCTTCCGCACTTCCGGCTATCTGTGGACGTGTATGTCCTCAGGAATCTCAGTGTGAAGGACAGTGTATCCGTGGTAAGAAGGGTGAAGCTGTTTCTATCGGTAAACTGGAAAGATTCGTTGCTGACTATGCTCTGGAACATGATATTAAACCAGTCGGAGCAGAAGTTAAGAACGGACATAAAGTTGCTGTTATCGGTTCTGGTCCGTCCGGACTTACCTGCGCAGGTGATCTTGCAAAGGCCGGATATGATGTAACCGTATTTGAAGCTCTTCATGAACTTGGTGGAGTTCTTGTTTATGGTATTCCGGAATTCCGTCTTCCAAAACAGAAAGTTGTTAAGAAAGAGATCGAGAAAGTTAAAGAACTCGGTGTTAAATTTGAAACAAACGTTGTTATCGGTAAATCCACAACAATCGATCAGCTGATCGAAGATGAAGGATTTGAAGCTGTATTTATCGGTTCCGGTGCAGGTCTTCCGATGTTTATGGGAATCCCGGGTGAAAACGCAAGCGGTGTATTCTCTGCAAACGAGTACCTGACAAGAAGCAACCTGATGAAAGCATTCGATGACTCTTATGATACACCGATCGCAGCAGGTAAGAAAGTTGCTGTTGTCGGCGGTGGTAACGTAGCTATGGATGCTGCAAGAACTGCTCTCAGACTTGGTGCTGAAGTACATATCGTATACAGAAGAAGTGAAGCAGAGCTTCCTGCACGAGCAGAAGAAGTTCATCATGCTAAAGAAGAAGGAATC contains the following coding sequences:
- a CDS encoding ClpP family protease, with product MSEKEIENDKQQALDKEEKENEQIREMGELTLDQNVKRHRIELLTIIGEVEGHDAAPSQSKTTKYEHVLPKLAMIEDDENVEGLLILLNTVGGDVEAGLAIAEMIASLSIPTVSLVLGGGHSIGVPMAVSADYSFAVPSATMVIHPVRSSGMFIGVAQTYRNMEKIQDRITGFIAAHSRASQERLEELMLDTSQLVKDVGTLLEGEEAVKEGLIDEIGGIREALAKLHEMIDAKNNKI
- a CDS encoding sulfide/dihydroorotate dehydrogenase-like FAD/NAD-binding protein, which encodes MYKILKAETLAAKIHLMVVHAPRVASHCQPGQFIIVKMDEKGERIPLTICDYDRKEGTITIVFQEVGASTIKMSELKAGDSFRDFVGPLGCPSEFVHEDIEELKKKKMVFVAGGVGTAPVYPQVKWLHEHGITADVILGSKTKDMVILEKELAAVSNLYVTTDDGSYGRSGMVTKTLEDLVTNEGKSYDVCVAIGPMIMMKFVCLLTKKLGIHTIVSMNPIMVDGTGMCGACRLQVGDEIKFACVDGPEFDGHLVDFDQAMKRSQMYKTEEGRALLKLQEGDTHHGGCGQCGGDK
- the gltA gene encoding NADPH-dependent glutamate synthase, which translates into the protein MADAKMLNKVPVREQDPKVRATNFEEVCLGYNQEEAMEEAQRCLGCKKPKCVEGCPVSINIPGFIEQIKEGNIEEAYKVIGLSSALPAICGRVCPQESQCEGQCIRGKKGEAVSIGKLERFVADYALEHDIKPVGAEVKNGHKVAVIGSGPSGLTCAGDLAKAGYDVTVFEALHELGGVLVYGIPEFRLPKQKVVKKEIEKVKELGVKFETNVVIGKSTTIDQLIEDEGFEAVFIGSGAGLPMFMGIPGENASGVFSANEYLTRSNLMKAFDDSYDTPIAAGKKVAVVGGGNVAMDAARTALRLGAEVHIVYRRSEAELPARAEEVHHAKEEGIIFDLLTNPKEILVDENGHVSGMKVVKMELGEPDASGRRRPVEIPGSEYDMDVDTVIMSLGTSPNPLISSTTKGLEINKRRCIVAEEETGKTSKDGVYAGGDAVTGAATVILAMGAGKAGAKGIDEYLKNK